The sequence below is a genomic window from Rhodococcus sp. 4CII.
CCATTTCCCACTGAACTCCCTCGCGATCCCGCTGGGTCTCGCAGGCCTTGCCCAGGTCTGGTCCGTCGCTACGGCCGCGCTCGGAACTCCATTCGCCCTCACTCAGGCGTTCTGGCTGGTCGCCGCGCTCGCCTGGATCGTGATGGCGGCAGCGCACGCGCACCGCGACCGGCGCGTCGCCCTAGGGTTCTCGCATCAGCTCACCCACTTCGCGCACGGTCCGCTCGCGGCGCTGCTTCCGCTCTCCGCGATGCTGCTGGGGGCAGACCTGCACCGCACGTTTCCCCTCGCCGGTACGGTGCTGACCCTGATCTCCATCATTGCCGCAGCCATCTTCGGTGCATGGATGATGAGCTTCTGGATGAGCGGAGAGATGGCGCTCGAATCCGTGCACGGCGGCTACTACCTGCCCATCAGCGCAGCCGGCCTCGTCGGCGCGCTCACCGCCGCCCAAACCGGTCTCGACTGGCTCGCTATCGCAAGCTTCGCGATCGGCCTGTTCTTCTGGGTGGTGATCTCCATGCTTCTGTTTCTCAGGCTCGCGTTGCGCCCCGCCATGCCCGCGCCCCTCGTCCCGACGCTCGTCATCATGATTGCTCCGCCGGCAGTTGGCGCTGCTGCATGGCTGGCCATCTCGAACGGGCAACCCGACGCTCTGTTCGGAGCGCTGACAGCAATCACGGCTTTCATGGTGATGGTCCAGGTGCCCTTGCTGCCACGCTATCGCGCTCTCCCCTTTTCACACGGTTTCTGGTCGTTCACTTTTCCCGTGGCGAGCGTCGCTGCCCTCGCCATCAGCTGGCTTCACCTCCTGCATCCGCCTGCTTGGCGAGCCGTCACCCCCGGACTACTCGCCGCTGTGACGATCTTCGTGGGGATGATCGCGGTGAAATCCATCCTGTTGATCCTCGACCCCTCGCGTCGCTCCGTGCAGTGACTCGCCCCGGCATTCGCCGCCACGACCGGCGAGGTACCGACGGCGCTACACGCAGGCGGCCGTCGATTCGCGGACGGACACCTCTTCCGCAAATGCGGACGCGGCATCGATCAGTGCTTGTCCTGGTCGACGGCTCGCGATGTGTGGAAGTGCGGCACGCAAGCGCTCGGCATGTTCCGGGTTCGCCACTTCCCAGTCCACACGGATCAGTTCGATGACGGCGCCGTCGTCGGCTCCCATCACGCGATCGACGTTCAAGGTCGCGGACACTGTGAGCGCGGCAGACTCGGCTATTGCGACCTCGCCGAGCAGCCGGAGCACAACCAGCGAGGCAGCGGCAATGCCGGCAAGCAGATGCTCGACCGGGTTTGCGCCGGAGTCGTGCCCGCCGTACCGCGTGGCTTCGTCGATGGTCAGCTCGTGGCTGCGCGCGGTGACCGTCGTGCCATGGGTCCCGGGCAGCGCGTGTACGACCAGTTGTTCACGTCGAGAAGTAGTCACCGAACCGCCTCGTAGAAGTCTGGGGTGGTGTGCCCACCCGTGTGTAGTACGCCTGTCAACCATTCGAACGCATCCGCACCAGCGGCTTGAACATCATGTGGATCGGGACCGTATCGAGGGGACAGGTAGTCCGACAACATCCGCTGCGCATCTGTCCTGCTGCTGTCGTGCAGGAGCGACGCAACGGCATCGAGTGCGACAGGAGCCCGGTTCTTGACGTCAGCGATTGCTGCCGTTTGTGCGGCAACGACCTTCCGTACCGTCGGGTCGTCGAGGCTGGTTTTCTCCAGGTCGACTGCGATACCGGCAGTGGGGAATCTCAGGGCGGCGCCGAAGAACAACGAATCGGTGATCCCGAGCCGTGACAAGGCGCTGGGCGCGAAGGCGGAGCCCAGAACAGCCGCGTCTGCGGTTCCGGACCGCAGTGCCTCCAGTCGCTGTTGATCACCGGCGATTCCTCCAGGAAAATGCAGGACCGACGGGGCTTCGTCCCCTGCCCAGCGGGTGCTCAGCAACCTCTGGGTGAAAGCCCACACGATCGATCCTTCCGGATGCGCGGCCAGGACGGTCGGCCCGGCCGGTTGTATCCCTGCCTTTCGTGCCCAGATCCAGAACAGCGGGTGAATAGTGTGGACGAGCGCAACTTTCCAGCGGCGTTGCCCTCGAAGTGCTTCGACAAGCGAGCCGCCCAGCCCCGCAGACAACTCTGCCTCCGGATGGTCCGAGCCGGGCACCGACTCCACCTCGATCCCCAGACGGTCGTAGTAGCGCGCTCGCTTGGCGATCTCGTGGCACACCAATTCGTGGACGTTGTGATCGCGATACCCCAGGAGAATCATGTCCGGTCCTTCTCGGCGAGCCGTGCGTATCGTGTTCATGATAATGAACTTGATGCGATATTTGGAACAAAACATAGTGATCTCGCTCGACCGCTGTCAAGCACCGCACCCGTGGCCGGTGCGAGAGGCATCTCCGATTGCGAGCACCCGAACTCGAACACTCTTGTTGCGCAGAATTATTGGATGTTGCGCGAACTCGTGGTTCGGAGCGAGCGCCTTCCGGATCGCCGACCCCCCGGGGTCCCCGGAAGGCTTAGGTATTCCCACATGCCGCCGCACGCACGTTCTGCGGCTATATCCTTGAATGCACGCTATCGAGAGGTGAGTCCACGGGTGAATTCGCACTGGTCGCGCCGTCGGGACCAGTGCGCGGGGAACCATGAGC
It includes:
- a CDS encoding potassium-tellurite ethidium and proflavin transporter, which produces MAAHSKSVAREPGSRTHFPLNSLAIPLGLAGLAQVWSVATAALGTPFALTQAFWLVAALAWIVMAAAHAHRDRRVALGFSHQLTHFAHGPLAALLPLSAMLLGADLHRTFPLAGTVLTLISIIAAAIFGAWMMSFWMSGEMALESVHGGYYLPISAAGLVGALTAAQTGLDWLAIASFAIGLFFWVVISMLLFLRLALRPAMPAPLVPTLVIMIAPPAVGAAAWLAISNGQPDALFGALTAITAFMVMVQVPLLPRYRALPFSHGFWSFTFPVASVAALAISWLHLLHPPAWRAVTPGLLAAVTIFVGMIAVKSILLILDPSRRSVQ
- a CDS encoding OsmC family protein produces the protein MTTSRREQLVVHALPGTHGTTVTARSHELTIDEATRYGGHDSGANPVEHLLAGIAAASLVVLRLLGEVAIAESAALTVSATLNVDRVMGADDGAVIELIRVDWEVANPEHAERLRAALPHIASRRPGQALIDAASAFAEEVSVRESTAACV